Proteins co-encoded in one Methanosarcinales archaeon Met12 genomic window:
- a CDS encoding serine hydroxymethyltransferase: MMRLVEADPEVARVIEQEIERERSGLELIASENCVDEAILEAQGSVMTNKYAEGYPGRRYYGGCEYMDVVENLAIERAKKLFGAEHVNVQPHSGSQANMAVYFAMLNVGDTIMGMMLSHGGHLTHGSPVNFSGKFFKSVFYGVERETQRINYDMVEELAKKHKPAMIVAGASAYPREIDFARFREIADEVGAYLMVDMAHIAGLIAAGLHQNPVPHAHFVTSTTHKTLRGARGGFIICKGEFATAIDKIVFPGIQGGPLMHVIAAKAVTFKLAMTKEFVDYQKQTVKNAKAIADTLSNNGFAIVSGGTDSHLVLVDLTNKGITGKDAEAALGEAGITVNKNTVPFDTQSPFVTSGIRIGTPTITTRGMKESEMRKIANMVSRVLSDIGDKTKKDAVKREVKGLCNRFPLY; encoded by the coding sequence TTGATGAGATTAGTTGAGGCGGACCCAGAGGTAGCAAGGGTTATTGAACAGGAAATCGAGAGAGAACGATCCGGGCTTGAACTGATTGCCTCTGAAAATTGCGTCGACGAGGCGATTTTAGAGGCACAAGGCTCGGTCATGACGAACAAGTACGCTGAAGGATATCCTGGCAGACGATACTACGGTGGATGCGAGTACATGGACGTGGTGGAGAACTTGGCGATCGAGCGGGCCAAGAAGCTTTTTGGCGCCGAACATGTCAACGTCCAGCCACATTCGGGATCGCAGGCAAATATGGCAGTTTATTTCGCGATGTTGAACGTCGGTGACACCATCATGGGCATGATGCTCTCCCATGGTGGACATCTGACGCACGGTAGCCCTGTCAATTTTTCAGGAAAATTTTTTAAGAGCGTTTTCTATGGGGTGGAGAGGGAGACGCAGAGGATAAACTACGACATGGTAGAGGAGTTGGCTAAAAAACACAAGCCAGCCATGATCGTGGCAGGGGCGAGCGCCTATCCGAGAGAGATAGATTTTGCCAGGTTCAGGGAAATTGCCGATGAAGTTGGAGCATATTTGATGGTCGATATGGCGCACATCGCCGGCTTGATTGCGGCAGGTCTGCACCAAAATCCAGTACCGCATGCGCATTTCGTGACGAGTACCACTCATAAAACGTTGCGCGGTGCAAGGGGGGGTTTCATCATCTGTAAGGGCGAGTTTGCCACAGCTATCGACAAAATAGTATTCCCGGGGATACAGGGCGGTCCCCTTATGCACGTCATCGCCGCCAAAGCGGTGACATTTAAACTGGCGATGACAAAGGAATTCGTGGATTATCAGAAGCAGACCGTCAAGAATGCAAAGGCGATAGCAGATACACTATCAAACAATGGATTTGCCATAGTATCTGGCGGGACCGACAGCCACCTGGTGCTGGTGGACCTTACTAATAAGGGTATCACCGGAAAGGATGCGGAGGCGGCGCTGGGTGAAGCGGGCATCACCGTGAACAAGAACACCGTCCCATTCGACACCCAGAGTCCTTTTGTCACCAGCGGAATTCGGATCGGTACACCGACTATAACCACAAGGGGCATGAAGGAATCGGAGATGAGAAAGATAGCAAATATGGTCAGCAGAGTTCTTTCAGATATTGGAGACAAAACAAAGAAGGATGCGGTTAAAAGAGAGGTCAAGGGGTTGTGCAATCGGTTTCCACTGTATTGA
- the pyrE gene encoding orotate phosphoribosyltransferase — protein MKELIKALKKAVKFGDFTLSSGKKSNYYIDKYVFETNPECLMTLGKQMSKLIPPGTQRLAGIELGSVPLAAVISICSRLPYVIVRKEKKEYGTGKKVEGEFAAGERILLIEDVTTTGSGAVMAAKTLRELGLVVDCAIVAVDREEGAKENLDKIGVSLIPLIKAKELLK, from the coding sequence ATGAAAGAGTTGATAAAAGCGCTTAAAAAAGCGGTCAAATTTGGTGATTTTACACTGTCTTCGGGCAAGAAGAGCAATTATTACATTGACAAATATGTTTTCGAGACAAACCCGGAGTGTTTGATGACATTGGGCAAACAAATGTCAAAACTGATACCACCAGGCACGCAAAGACTTGCAGGAATCGAGCTCGGGTCGGTTCCGCTGGCGGCGGTGATAAGCATCTGCAGTCGTTTGCCATATGTTATAGTCAGAAAAGAAAAGAAAGAATACGGAACGGGCAAGAAAGTCGAGGGCGAATTTGCAGCAGGCGAGCGCATCCTTCTGATAGAGGATGTCACCACGACCGGTTCAGGTGCAGTCATGGCGGCCAAGACGCTGCGCGAGCTTGGATTGGTCGTCGATTGCGCCATCGTAGCAGTTGACCGAGAAGAGGGCGCAAAAGAGAATTTAGATAAAATTGGAGTTTCACTCATACCGCTTATTAAAGCAAAGGAATTGTTGAAATGA
- a CDS encoding DUF2683 family protein, with protein MVQALINISDHTNRILNIIKAKYSLRDKSEAIDVMAQHYEEEILDPELGPEYIEKALKIQKQKPIGVGGIEELRKRYE; from the coding sequence ATGGTGCAAGCACTAATTAATATATCTGACCATACTAACAGAATATTAAACATTATCAAAGCGAAGTATAGTCTGAGGGATAAATCTGAGGCCATCGATGTGATGGCCCAACACTATGAGGAGGAAATACTAGACCCCGAGTTGGGGCCTGAGTACATAGAAAAAGCGTTAAAAATCCAAAAACAAAAACCCATTGGGGTAGGAGGCATTGAGGAACTTAGAAAGAGGTATGAGTAA
- a CDS encoding type II toxin-antitoxin system VapC family toxin yields the protein MACLDTNFLVELLRRNSRAEKKLEELTLRGETLTTTPLNACELFKGAYRTGKQIEETKKVRELLSHLDILDFSIPSCEVFGKIINSLRDKGDDVGEVDVLIACIVITHGEILVTNNVKHFSRISGLRLETF from the coding sequence ATGGCCTGCCTTGACACCAATTTTTTGGTGGAATTGTTAAGGAGAAACAGCAGGGCAGAAAAGAAACTTGAGGAGCTGACCTTGAGGGGAGAAACACTGACCACAACGCCGTTAAATGCATGTGAGTTGTTCAAAGGAGCCTACAGGACAGGCAAACAAATTGAAGAGACGAAAAAAGTGAGAGAACTACTATCGCACTTAGACATACTGGATTTTTCGATCCCATCCTGTGAGGTGTTTGGGAAAATAATAAACAGCCTGCGAGACAAAGGGGATGATGTAGGCGAAGTGGATGTTCTGATCGCTTGCATTGTCATAACTCATGGAGAGATTTTAGTGACCAATAACGTAAAACATTTCTCGCGAATATCTGGGCTAAGACTGGAGACATTTTAG
- a CDS encoding ATPase domain-containing protein, which produces MSTKKRVLQRVPTGIKGFDELCEGGPIGGRTYLLVGTYGSGKTIFSLQYLYGGITKYDEAGIFIATEEQPEQIRQNASNFSWDLDALEAENKLAIVDACAAKVGLPSTEKYVDVRPLDMRSMLDQVIKIQEEIGAKRAVVDSSTSIGFYLQMDPIKLRIELLRLSNILNTLGLTSLLTCEVIDDTKTNRFGVENFVTDGTIILYYRKPNDVRVRGIEIYKMRGTKHSEKVHPFDMMSKGIVVYPDKTISF; this is translated from the coding sequence ATGTCGACCAAAAAACGCGTGCTTCAACGGGTGCCAACCGGAATAAAAGGATTCGATGAATTATGCGAAGGGGGCCCTATTGGAGGTAGAACATATCTACTCGTTGGCACATACGGCAGCGGCAAAACCATCTTTAGCCTGCAGTATCTCTATGGTGGAATTACCAAATACGATGAAGCTGGCATTTTTATAGCTACAGAGGAGCAGCCAGAACAAATTCGGCAAAATGCGTCAAATTTTAGCTGGGACTTGGATGCACTTGAAGCTGAAAATAAACTGGCAATAGTGGATGCATGTGCTGCCAAGGTCGGACTCCCTTCCACCGAAAAATACGTGGACGTTAGACCACTCGACATGCGTTCTATGCTGGACCAGGTCATCAAGATACAAGAAGAAATCGGTGCAAAAAGGGCAGTAGTTGACTCCTCGACTTCAATAGGTTTTTATCTTCAAATGGATCCAATTAAACTACGGATAGAGTTGCTTAGATTAAGCAATATACTGAACACCCTGGGTCTAACGTCACTGCTGACCTGCGAGGTCATTGATGACACGAAAACAAATAGATTCGGAGTGGAAAACTTTGTTACTGATGGGACTATCATACTGTATTATAGGAAACCGAATGATGTGCGAGTTCGCGGCATAGAGATATATAAAATGAGAGGGACCAAACACAGTGAGAAAGTCCATCCATTCGATATGATGTCTAAGGGCATAGTCGTATATCCGGATAAAACTATCTCTTTCTAA
- a CDS encoding antitoxin VapB family protein, producing MNMATKTISITEEAYNRLVSEKERDESFTNTILKLTGKKDLLRYIRSLKPDEELANSIEEAMTETRKQKLGDVRL from the coding sequence ATGAACATGGCGACCAAAACGATTTCTATAACAGAAGAGGCATACAATCGACTGGTAAGTGAAAAAGAGAGAGATGAGAGTTTTACCAACACCATACTCAAACTGACGGGAAAGAAGGATCTTCTAAGGTATATCAGATCACTTAAGCCAGATGAGGAGCTGGCAAATAGCATTGAAGAAGCGATGACGGAGACAAGAAAACAGAAATTAGGGGATGTGCGTCTTTAA
- the aglJ gene encoding S-layer glycoprotein N-glycosyltransferase AglJ, which produces MKEDVCILIPTLNEAHTIGEIVHKFKSMGFSNILVIDGHSTDGTVKIAEDAGAKVVTQKGKGKGRALQQAFDMIDEEVTVMIDGDGTYLPEEVDRLLEAIRDGGADQVIGNRFASPQKGAFTRLNLFGNRILNKLFSLAYGAWITDILSGYRAFNKKSIKELELNKTGFEIEVETTIEAVKKNQKIIEVPITYCSRHKGAVTKLNPLRDGIKIGYTIYQLTKTHNPLLYFGIFGAIFIIAGIGLGIYVTLEWLRGITRIPMTIFATLLIMMGVQIFVFGLLSDLLALFHKEVMREVKKR; this is translated from the coding sequence ATGAAAGAAGACGTCTGCATTCTGATTCCAACGCTCAATGAAGCGCACACAATAGGCGAGATAGTTCACAAGTTCAAATCCATGGGATTTTCGAACATCCTGGTCATCGATGGGCACAGCACCGACGGTACGGTCAAAATAGCGGAGGATGCTGGTGCCAAAGTCGTAACTCAAAAGGGGAAAGGCAAGGGACGGGCGCTTCAGCAAGCATTTGACATGATCGACGAAGAGGTCACCGTGATGATCGATGGCGATGGGACGTATCTTCCAGAAGAAGTGGACAGGTTGCTGGAGGCGATAAGGGACGGCGGCGCAGATCAGGTCATCGGCAACAGGTTTGCATCACCGCAAAAAGGAGCATTCACAAGGTTGAATCTCTTTGGCAATCGAATTCTAAACAAATTATTTAGCCTTGCATACGGCGCATGGATCACTGATATTCTGTCCGGGTACAGGGCATTTAACAAAAAATCCATAAAAGAATTGGAGCTGAACAAGACTGGATTTGAGATAGAAGTTGAGACCACCATAGAGGCAGTAAAAAAGAATCAGAAAATAATAGAGGTGCCGATAACATATTGCTCCAGACACAAAGGAGCTGTCACCAAGCTCAACCCCCTTAGAGATGGTATCAAGATCGGATATACGATATATCAACTTACTAAAACACACAATCCCTTGCTATATTTCGGCATATTTGGAGCTATTTTCATAATAGCGGGTATCGGTCTTGGAATCTACGTGACACTGGAGTGGCTTAGAGGAATAACCCGCATTCCAATGACGATTTTTGCCACTCTGCTGATCATGATGGGCGTTCAGATATTCGTCTTCGGCCTTCTGAGTGACCTTCTGGCGTTATTCCATAAAGAAGTGATGCGAGAGGTAAAGAAGCGATGA
- a CDS encoding PINc/VapC family ATPase, which yields MKLVPDTSVIIDGRITAKIESGEFEGAEVIIPEAVVSELEAHANQGKNIGFNGLQELKKLNELAKKKKIVLKYVGERPTLDQIKLSSGGEIDSIIRAVAIQNDAVFISSDIVQSDVARAKGLEVIYLYPEKREMGPLQIESFFTDDTMSVHLKDRVLPMAKRGTVGKMRLVKIGNEPCTEKGLRDMVRELIERAKMDPDGFIEFDRKGATVIQLGSMRIAIARPPFSDGIEITAVRPIAKVGLDDYRLSDELKAKLIEKHRGVLIAGPPGAGKSTFAASMAEFLQTHEHIVKTMESPRDLPVSDEITQYAPLDGNMANTANILLLVRPDYTIYDEMRKTSDFEVFTDMRLAGVGMVGVVHSAGAIDAIQRLIGRVELGIIPQIVDMIVFIDKGVVSKVYEIKFTVKVPAGMLEEDLARPVIEVLDFETEEVEYEIYTYGDQVVVMPVEAQVKPAWRLAEKEVYREIGKYVRGHVDVSMGSDSGVIVYLEQRDIPRVIGRGGKIIDKIERELGINIDVRSHEEK from the coding sequence ATGAAACTCGTTCCAGATACAAGCGTAATCATCGATGGCAGAATCACCGCCAAAATAGAGAGCGGAGAGTTTGAGGGTGCCGAAGTAATCATACCGGAGGCGGTGGTCTCAGAACTTGAGGCGCATGCAAACCAGGGCAAGAACATAGGTTTTAACGGTCTGCAGGAACTCAAAAAGTTGAATGAACTGGCGAAAAAGAAAAAAATCGTATTAAAATATGTGGGTGAGCGCCCTACGCTAGATCAGATTAAACTATCCTCAGGAGGGGAGATCGACTCTATAATCAGGGCTGTGGCAATTCAAAATGATGCGGTATTTATATCAAGCGATATAGTTCAATCGGATGTTGCAAGGGCAAAGGGACTGGAAGTCATTTATCTTTATCCTGAAAAGAGAGAGATGGGTCCGCTGCAAATCGAATCTTTTTTCACGGATGACACAATGTCAGTGCATTTAAAGGATCGCGTCCTCCCCATGGCAAAGAGGGGCACTGTCGGCAAAATGCGCCTGGTGAAAATAGGAAACGAGCCATGCACTGAAAAGGGATTGCGTGATATGGTGCGTGAGCTCATCGAGAGGGCAAAGATGGACCCGGATGGCTTTATCGAGTTTGATAGAAAAGGAGCGACTGTGATTCAGCTCGGTTCGATGAGGATTGCGATAGCGCGCCCGCCATTTTCCGACGGAATCGAAATCACGGCAGTGCGCCCTATTGCGAAGGTCGGGCTGGACGACTATAGGCTAAGTGACGAACTTAAAGCAAAATTGATTGAAAAGCACAGGGGAGTATTGATTGCGGGTCCACCTGGTGCAGGAAAGTCCACCTTTGCCGCCAGCATGGCAGAGTTCCTGCAAACGCATGAGCACATAGTAAAAACCATGGAATCCCCGCGCGACCTGCCCGTATCGGACGAGATCACCCAGTATGCTCCCCTCGATGGCAACATGGCGAATACCGCGAATATTCTTCTGCTGGTCAGACCTGATTATACGATTTACGATGAGATGCGCAAGACATCCGATTTCGAGGTATTCACAGATATGCGATTGGCTGGCGTTGGAATGGTCGGCGTGGTTCATTCCGCCGGGGCCATAGATGCCATCCAGCGGCTCATAGGAAGGGTTGAACTGGGCATCATTCCACAAATCGTCGATATGATAGTGTTCATCGACAAGGGAGTGGTCTCCAAAGTATATGAGATAAAATTTACCGTTAAAGTCCCTGCTGGGATGCTCGAAGAGGATTTGGCGCGCCCTGTCATCGAGGTGCTGGATTTTGAGACGGAAGAAGTGGAATACGAAATTTACACGTATGGTGACCAGGTCGTGGTAATGCCCGTCGAGGCGCAGGTTAAGCCTGCATGGCGGCTTGCAGAAAAGGAGGTTTACAGGGAGATTGGCAAATACGTGCGTGGACATGTGGATGTGTCAATGGGGTCGGATTCGGGGGTTATCGTTTATCTTGAGCAGCGAGACATCCCCAGAGTTATCGGACGGGGCGGCAAAATCATCGATAAGATTGAAAGGGAACTTGGCATCAATATCGATGTTCGTTCGCATGAGGAAAAATGA
- the folD gene encoding bifunctional methylenetetrahydrofolate dehydrogenase/methenyltetrahydrofolate cyclohydrolase FolD — protein sequence MNLIDGRKVATELQAEMKREIEQLKSEQNIIPGLATILAGNELASRIYVSMKKKACESIGIYHEEHAFPEDVGEDEVIQLIRQLNDASKIHGILVQLPLPSHLNERKILKTIFPKKDVDGFHPTNMGNLMIGVDMGTLVPCTPAGIMTLLEEAGVSIEGKHAVIVGRSDIVGKPVALMLLAKHATVTICHSKTRNLSEYTRQADILVAATGKAKLITEDMVKEGAVVIDVGINRIDGKLCGDVDFEAVKRKVSAITPVPGGVGPMTIAMLMRNTITAAKSALS from the coding sequence TTGAATCTGATTGACGGACGCAAAGTCGCAACAGAATTGCAAGCCGAGATGAAACGTGAGATTGAGCAATTAAAGAGCGAGCAGAACATAATTCCTGGGCTTGCAACGATATTGGCAGGAAACGAACTGGCGTCTCGGATTTACGTCTCTATGAAGAAAAAGGCGTGCGAGAGCATAGGAATCTATCACGAGGAGCATGCGTTTCCAGAAGATGTCGGAGAGGATGAAGTCATTCAACTTATCCGTCAATTGAATGATGCCTCAAAGATTCATGGCATTCTGGTGCAACTCCCCCTCCCGTCACACCTAAACGAACGGAAAATTTTGAAGACGATATTCCCAAAAAAAGATGTGGACGGCTTCCATCCAACCAACATGGGCAACCTGATGATCGGTGTCGATATGGGAACGCTTGTTCCATGCACCCCTGCAGGAATTATGACATTATTGGAAGAGGCAGGAGTATCTATTGAGGGGAAACATGCCGTGATCGTGGGGCGGAGCGACATCGTCGGCAAGCCAGTAGCTTTGATGCTGCTTGCCAAACATGCAACCGTCACCATATGTCATTCGAAGACGAGGAATCTCAGCGAGTACACCAGACAGGCGGACATACTGGTGGCGGCGACTGGTAAGGCGAAGCTTATCACCGAGGATATGGTGAAGGAGGGCGCGGTGGTCATCGATGTTGGCATCAACCGAATCGATGGCAAACTCTGTGGAGATGTCGATTTTGAGGCTGTCAAGAGAAAGGTATCGGCGATCACGCCAGTCCCAGGGGGAGTGGGCCCGATGACCATTGCGATGCTCATGCGCAACACCATAACTGCAGCAAAGAGTGCGTTGTCATGA
- the argF gene encoding ornithine carbamoyltransferase: MNFISMADLTYDDITDILDMAEELKEKRARGEISDHLKNKSLAMIFEKPSTRTRVSFETAMADLGGHALYLNWQDIQLGRGETIEDSAQAISRYVHGVMVRANAHKTVVQFAKHSKVPVINGLTDIEHPCQSLADLLTIYESKGKFADIKFGWIGDGNNVCNSSILAGALTGMDVVVACPKGYEPNEAVVKKAEEIGGDIKITHDPEGAARDADVLYTDVWVSMGDESKKKIKMRDFQGFRIDEKVVEMAKDDVIVMHCLPANRGEEITADIIDGPHSVIFEQAENRLHAQKALLVKLLG; the protein is encoded by the coding sequence ATGAATTTCATTTCGATGGCGGACCTGACATATGATGATATCACCGATATACTCGACATGGCAGAGGAGCTAAAGGAAAAACGAGCGCGTGGGGAGATATCTGACCATCTAAAAAACAAGAGCCTTGCGATGATATTTGAAAAGCCATCCACCAGAACGCGCGTTTCATTCGAAACTGCCATGGCAGACCTGGGCGGACATGCACTGTATCTCAACTGGCAGGACATTCAACTCGGAAGGGGGGAGACGATAGAAGACAGTGCTCAGGCGATATCTCGCTATGTGCACGGAGTGATGGTCAGGGCGAACGCTCATAAAACGGTAGTACAATTCGCAAAGCACTCGAAGGTGCCTGTAATCAATGGATTGACCGATATCGAGCACCCATGCCAATCCCTCGCGGACTTATTGACCATCTACGAATCAAAGGGAAAGTTCGCCGATATTAAATTTGGCTGGATTGGAGATGGCAACAATGTATGTAACTCATCGATACTGGCCGGTGCGCTCACAGGGATGGATGTCGTTGTGGCATGTCCAAAGGGATACGAACCTAACGAGGCGGTCGTGAAAAAGGCGGAAGAGATTGGAGGCGATATAAAAATCACGCACGACCCAGAAGGTGCGGCCAGGGATGCAGACGTGCTCTACACGGATGTGTGGGTCTCGATGGGGGACGAGAGCAAGAAGAAGATAAAAATGCGCGATTTTCAGGGATTCCGGATTGATGAGAAGGTAGTAGAGATGGCAAAAGATGACGTCATCGTCATGCACTGCCTGCCAGCCAACAGGGGCGAGGAAATAACGGCAGACATCATCGATGGTCCGCATTCTGTAATCTTTGAGCAGGCTGAAAACAGGTTGCACGCTCAGAAGGCGCTGTTGGTGAAGCTATTGGGTTGA
- the hisI gene encoding phosphoribosyl-AMP cyclohydrolase, producing the protein MLQRFNFKNGMIHAIAQHRQTGEVLMLAHMNEDALRRTIETKRAHYWSRSRNRIWRKGEESGNEQIVHEIRVDCDGDAVLLKVDQVGGACHMGYMSCFYRDVDGNVLAEKVFEPEKVRDENGP; encoded by the coding sequence ATGCTCCAGAGGTTTAACTTCAAGAATGGCATGATTCACGCGATCGCACAGCATCGTCAGACCGGCGAAGTGCTGATGCTCGCCCATATGAACGAGGATGCGCTGAGGAGGACCATTGAGACCAAGCGGGCGCATTACTGGAGCAGAAGCAGAAACCGGATTTGGAGAAAGGGCGAGGAATCGGGCAACGAGCAGATCGTGCATGAAATTCGTGTTGATTGTGATGGCGATGCCGTTCTCCTGAAGGTGGACCAGGTCGGGGGAGCATGCCATATGGGATACATGTCTTGTTTTTACAGGGATGTGGACGGAAATGTCCTCGCTGAAAAGGTATTCGAGCCGGAAAAGGTTCGAGATGAGAATGGCCCTTGA
- a CDS encoding CDP-2,3-bis-(O-geranylgeranyl)-sn-glycerol synthase codes for METIITAVWLMMPAYISNICAVLCGGGTPIDLERKFRDGKRILGDGKTYRGFIGGVFGGIVMGVGQNTIAPEGLPLFTIPALICLPMGAMTGDITKSFFKRRIGLDSGAPLPLIDQLDFVFGALIFTAIFSYDWVIANFTPWTIITILVLTPVLHILFNIIGYKIGKKDVPW; via the coding sequence CTGGAAACCATAATAACTGCGGTCTGGTTGATGATGCCTGCATATATATCTAATATATGTGCGGTATTATGTGGGGGCGGAACCCCAATCGATTTGGAGCGAAAATTTAGAGACGGAAAAAGGATATTGGGGGATGGAAAGACCTACAGGGGATTTATTGGAGGAGTATTCGGAGGAATTGTTATGGGAGTGGGACAAAACACCATCGCTCCTGAGGGTTTGCCCTTGTTTACCATTCCTGCGCTCATCTGCCTGCCCATGGGTGCGATGACAGGAGATATCACAAAGAGTTTTTTTAAAAGGCGTATAGGACTTGATAGTGGGGCGCCGCTTCCATTGATAGACCAACTGGATTTCGTCTTTGGCGCACTGATATTCACAGCAATTTTCAGCTATGACTGGGTCATCGCAAATTTCACGCCGTGGACCATCATAACGATACTCGTGTTGACTCCGGTTTTACATATACTTTTTAACATCATCGGGTATAAAATAGGAAAAAAAGATGTGCCGTGGTGA
- the purD gene encoding phosphoribosylamine--glycine ligase, with protein sequence MKLLIVGSGGREHAIAETLARSRRHPAMYAVMKNHNPGIARLCEGILIAEETDISKVTGYADKIKTDLAIIGPEAPLAAGIVDALEEIDVPAVGPKKTVARIESDKVWARQLMRKHGIKGCPVFRVFGDADDACEFIDGFEKGAVVKPAGLTGGKGVKVVGDQVDKDGAKEYVKGLLEKGQVVIEERLVGEEFTVQAFVDGKALASSPAVQDHKRAYEGDRGPNTGGMGSYSDAGDILPFMAEQDYVDGIKIMKQTVAALKKETGVEYKGILYGQFMLTADGLKVIEFNCRFGDPEAMNVLPLLNTDLVEIAYDILNGSLSDVEFMRKATVCKYAVPKGYPAKPIIGAKLSIEPIEDALLFYASVNEVDGEIYTTSSRSLAVVGIADTISEAEKKAENALSRIKGHIQCRHDIGKKFLIQKRIDHIKSLRGL encoded by the coding sequence ATGAAACTCTTAATTGTCGGTTCTGGCGGCAGGGAACATGCCATCGCCGAGACTCTGGCACGAAGCAGACGCCACCCAGCCATGTACGCCGTGATGAAAAATCACAATCCTGGTATAGCGCGCTTATGCGAAGGCATATTGATCGCCGAAGAGACCGACATTTCAAAAGTTACAGGTTATGCGGACAAGATTAAAACCGACTTAGCGATAATCGGACCCGAGGCACCGCTTGCCGCAGGCATCGTGGACGCGCTTGAAGAAATTGACGTTCCTGCAGTCGGTCCAAAAAAAACAGTTGCGAGAATCGAATCGGATAAGGTATGGGCACGTCAGCTGATGAGGAAACATGGCATCAAGGGCTGTCCTGTTTTCAGGGTGTTCGGCGATGCAGACGATGCATGCGAATTTATAGACGGATTTGAAAAAGGCGCGGTCGTCAAACCCGCAGGTCTCACGGGCGGAAAGGGCGTAAAGGTGGTCGGGGACCAGGTAGACAAGGATGGTGCCAAAGAATACGTCAAAGGTCTTCTGGAAAAAGGACAGGTGGTGATAGAAGAACGTCTTGTGGGGGAGGAATTCACGGTCCAGGCATTTGTGGACGGAAAGGCGCTGGCGTCAAGTCCAGCAGTGCAAGACCATAAAAGAGCATATGAAGGAGATAGGGGGCCAAACACTGGTGGCATGGGGTCATATAGCGATGCCGGAGACATTTTGCCGTTCATGGCTGAACAGGACTATGTGGATGGGATAAAGATAATGAAGCAAACGGTCGCTGCACTGAAAAAGGAGACTGGAGTGGAGTATAAGGGGATTCTGTACGGACAATTTATGCTGACCGCCGACGGTCTAAAAGTTATCGAGTTCAACTGCAGATTTGGAGACCCAGAGGCGATGAATGTGCTCCCTCTTCTAAATACCGATCTGGTGGAGATAGCATACGATATATTGAATGGGTCGCTTTCAGACGTTGAATTCATGCGCAAGGCTACCGTATGTAAGTACGCCGTGCCAAAAGGCTATCCCGCCAAGCCCATCATCGGAGCGAAATTATCGATAGAGCCGATTGAGGACGCTCTCCTGTTTTATGCAAGCGTGAACGAGGTCGACGGAGAGATTTACACTACTTCGTCGCGTTCGCTTGCCGTCGTGGGAATTGCCGATACAATTTCCGAAGCAGAGAAAAAAGCAGAAAATGCACTGTCCAGAATAAAAGGACACATACAGTGCAGGCACGATATTGGAAAAAAGTTTTTAATCCAGAAACGAATTGACCATATAAAATCGTTGAGAGGGTTGTGA